The Amycolatopsis mongoliensis genome includes a window with the following:
- a CDS encoding FkbM family methyltransferase gives MDLHSVNPWEVSFLREEVGGYFAHGVELAPGATVLDVGANVGVFSAAVYERLGGDVRIYAFEPLPPLYEKLESNGRDFFAGQLKALPFGLAAGEDELDFSYFPGATIFSSSWRDEGNVEAERKRVTASIVEMIRRGGMGPAARRVPAPILRGLVGRQLKVMRDLETHRVRVRPLSPVLDEEGIDRVDLLKVDVEGAEFEVLRGIEDRHWPLVRQAVVEVERWTENRDRVREVFATRGFTVEAVQDPVQRAADIGMVFALR, from the coding sequence ATGGACCTGCACAGCGTCAACCCGTGGGAAGTGTCGTTCCTCCGCGAGGAGGTCGGCGGCTACTTCGCCCACGGCGTCGAGCTCGCGCCCGGCGCGACCGTCCTCGACGTCGGTGCCAACGTCGGTGTCTTCTCCGCGGCGGTCTACGAACGACTCGGCGGCGACGTGCGGATCTACGCCTTCGAGCCGCTGCCGCCGCTCTACGAGAAGCTGGAAAGCAACGGCCGGGACTTCTTCGCGGGGCAGCTGAAAGCGCTGCCTTTCGGGCTCGCCGCCGGGGAGGACGAGCTCGACTTCAGCTACTTCCCGGGCGCGACGATCTTTTCGTCGTCGTGGCGGGACGAGGGCAACGTCGAGGCGGAGCGGAAGCGGGTCACGGCCAGCATCGTCGAGATGATCCGCCGGGGCGGCATGGGCCCGGCCGCCCGCCGCGTGCCGGCGCCGATCCTGCGCGGCCTGGTCGGCCGCCAGCTGAAGGTGATGCGCGACCTCGAGACGCACCGCGTCCGGGTCCGGCCGCTGTCGCCGGTGCTCGACGAGGAGGGGATCGACCGCGTCGACCTGCTCAAGGTCGACGTCGAGGGCGCCGAGTTCGAGGTGCTGCGGGGGATCGAAGACCGCCATTGGCCGCTGGTCCGGCAGGCGGTCGTCGAAGTCGAACGGTGGACGGAGAACCGCGACCGCGTCCGCGAAGTCTTCGCCACTCGCGGTTTCACGGTCGAGGCCGTGCAGGACCCGGTCCAGCGGGCGGCCGACATCGGGATGGTGTTCGCGCTCCGCTGA
- a CDS encoding TIGR03619 family F420-dependent LLM class oxidoreductase, which translates to MKFGISYSTPHFGVDPANLSRFARDAEDLGFESFYVPEHVALHPGAKIGPIELDPSLPYGDPLECLTFVAAGTRRILLGTGVLLLPYHHPVVLAKRLATADLLSGGRLRLLTVGVGALPGEAAAAGVDFATRGRRADEAIDVLRLLWAGGADGVSHAGEFFTLDTVCSFPKPVGGDLPIHVGGSSAAAARRAGRCGDGYFPGGLLDPDERRRQFELARAAASEAGRDADALQHTRWGSIAMSEEDAEHLAGQGVTRVVVSPTTADPVAQREEMAAFAERFALVRPVGPVG; encoded by the coding sequence GTGAAGTTCGGAATCAGCTACAGCACACCCCACTTCGGCGTCGACCCCGCGAACCTCTCGCGCTTCGCGAGGGACGCCGAAGACCTCGGCTTCGAGTCGTTCTACGTCCCGGAGCACGTCGCCCTCCACCCCGGCGCGAAGATCGGGCCGATCGAGCTGGACCCGTCGCTGCCCTACGGTGATCCGCTCGAGTGCCTGACCTTCGTCGCGGCCGGCACGCGGCGCATCCTGCTCGGCACCGGCGTCCTGCTGCTGCCCTACCACCACCCGGTCGTGCTCGCCAAGCGGCTGGCGACGGCCGACCTGCTGTCCGGCGGGCGCCTGCGGCTGCTCACCGTCGGCGTCGGGGCGCTGCCCGGCGAAGCCGCGGCCGCCGGGGTCGACTTCGCCACCCGCGGCCGCCGGGCCGACGAGGCGATCGACGTCCTGCGGCTGCTCTGGGCCGGCGGTGCGGACGGCGTCAGCCACGCGGGGGAGTTCTTCACCCTCGACACCGTGTGCAGCTTCCCGAAGCCGGTCGGCGGCGACCTGCCGATCCACGTCGGCGGTTCGAGCGCGGCCGCCGCGCGCCGGGCCGGGCGGTGCGGGGACGGCTACTTCCCCGGGGGCCTGCTCGACCCGGACGAGCGCCGCCGTCAGTTCGAGCTCGCCCGGGCCGCCGCGAGCGAAGCCGGCCGGGACGCGGATGCCTTGCAGCACACCCGATGGGGCTCGATCGCGATGTCCGAAGAGGACGCCGAGCACCTCGCGGGCCAGGGCGTGACCCGCGTCGTCGTCAGCCCCACGACCGCCGACCCGGTCGCCCAGCGAGAGGAGATGGCGGCCTTCGCCGAGCGGTTCGCCCTGGTTCGTCCGGTTGGACCAGTCGGGTGA